A window from Bacteroidetes Order II. bacterium encodes these proteins:
- a CDS encoding serine/threonine protein kinase: protein MISVTQTLGQLGPYLEQLVAAPPDERSQILVRFGQENPELKDTLSALLEAFLAHGDKVDALFAHFEDGKPEKETATSGGSLARGTIIEKYEVISFLGAGGMGEVYKAQRHGHIEQVVALKVFRQQFDSINLAKHFEQEQKFLARLNHPHIAHFIDAGQTLLGQPYLAMELVLGIPITDYCDAKHLNLTQRLLLFLQICEALQYAHQQQIIHRDIKPANILVTEGGQVKILDFGIARSLEEEKPSQTLQWLFTPDFASPEQFKQETLTPASDVYSLGILLFVLLVGQRPYRLEQAAPFVLWQVFQQTPFPKLHQAVWQTFGAVSHDPFRVATQRSTTPRKLTKEVKGDLTRIVDKAASRDVNNRYASVQALADDISRFIAQKPIQARPPGIGYRIHRFVNRHFAPIAAVLTVLVLTSLGFAYFLYQEAQKTQAKFAENQAIQQFITSFLFDDQLGINSGLQLDSLQTQKFLNLATFRIEKDLQKIPRAQLSVWRSLIDFALQRRLFGEVENMMARLEPQMARYPDLMAGLLGQKTVLSIYKGHPPRKSLAYVAQAKQLLAQYPNPEIATEVMIAEGVLRGESGEWQSAQHLLEHALQNRRAGCVSGPCIGTFNVLQHLGDLWSHQKQYNKALPYYQEVLQALKNRLGENHVLLVVPNANMGSLLTQLGHYERAKIHYKEALRINDLHFQSTHDDRQMILLGMASVESRQGHKERALTHFQQILMIQKQAAGEDSFPVGLTYRKLAQTYLDLNRPQAALEPATKSLHIFEENFGPVHPETLIAKLLAAETYLYNNQPKQSEKIIQQMLGSETKWMQQEPLTSARATLLLGWIMVAMQKHPEAKQIVETLRPFFERKMVFPAELEGDWECFQGILLRNENPSAGGALLEKGRQKWVLVRWKNHAFGHFLDRL, encoded by the coding sequence AGCCAGAGGCACAATTATTGAAAAGTATGAAGTTATTTCCTTTTTGGGCGCTGGCGGTATGGGTGAGGTCTATAAAGCACAACGACATGGACATATTGAACAAGTTGTTGCGTTAAAGGTTTTTCGCCAGCAATTCGACTCCATCAACTTGGCAAAGCATTTTGAACAAGAACAAAAGTTCCTCGCACGGCTCAATCATCCACATATCGCTCACTTCATAGATGCCGGACAAACACTGTTAGGACAACCCTATCTGGCTATGGAATTGGTACTAGGGATACCAATAACTGATTATTGCGATGCAAAACACCTAAATTTAACGCAACGATTATTGCTTTTCTTACAAATTTGTGAAGCACTACAATATGCACACCAGCAACAAATTATTCATCGAGACATAAAGCCAGCCAATATTCTAGTAACCGAAGGCGGTCAGGTGAAAATATTAGACTTTGGCATCGCCCGTTCTTTAGAAGAAGAAAAACCCTCACAAACCCTTCAATGGCTATTTACCCCCGATTTTGCGAGCCCGGAGCAGTTTAAGCAAGAAACCCTTACGCCGGCATCGGATGTGTATAGCTTGGGGATTTTATTGTTTGTTTTGCTCGTAGGACAACGACCATATCGTTTAGAACAGGCCGCACCGTTCGTGTTGTGGCAAGTCTTTCAGCAAACTCCCTTCCCGAAACTGCACCAAGCCGTTTGGCAAACTTTTGGAGCCGTTTCCCACGACCCCTTCAGGGTAGCCACCCAACGAAGTACCACACCAAGAAAATTGACCAAAGAAGTGAAGGGGGACTTAACACGAATTGTTGATAAAGCGGCATCACGGGATGTAAACAACCGATACGCTTCGGTACAAGCCTTGGCCGATGACATCTCCCGCTTTATCGCTCAAAAGCCCATTCAAGCAAGACCTCCGGGAATTGGGTATCGGATCCACCGATTTGTAAACCGCCACTTTGCCCCTATCGCCGCAGTTTTGACCGTTCTGGTGCTTACCAGTCTGGGCTTTGCTTATTTTCTTTATCAAGAGGCACAAAAGACACAAGCCAAATTCGCAGAAAACCAAGCCATTCAACAATTCATCACCTCATTTCTTTTTGATGACCAATTGGGCATCAATAGTGGTTTACAGCTCGATTCATTGCAGACCCAAAAATTTCTAAACCTTGCTACGTTTAGAATCGAGAAAGACCTTCAAAAGATACCCCGTGCCCAACTTAGCGTTTGGCGGTCGTTGATAGACTTCGCCCTGCAAAGACGACTCTTTGGGGAAGTAGAAAACATGATGGCGCGTCTTGAACCCCAAATGGCGCGTTATCCGGATCTGATGGCCGGACTTTTAGGACAAAAAACAGTTTTATCTATTTACAAAGGCCATCCACCCCGGAAGTCACTGGCATATGTAGCGCAGGCCAAACAATTATTGGCCCAATACCCAAATCCTGAAATTGCCACCGAAGTAATGATCGCCGAGGGGGTACTACGGGGTGAAAGTGGCGAATGGCAGAGCGCCCAACATCTATTGGAACACGCATTACAAAATCGTCGAGCGGGGTGCGTAAGCGGGCCTTGCATCGGCACATTCAATGTATTGCAGCATTTGGGGGATTTGTGGAGCCATCAGAAACAGTATAACAAAGCATTGCCCTATTATCAGGAAGTCTTACAAGCCCTCAAAAATAGGTTAGGGGAAAATCATGTTTTGCTTGTGGTCCCAAATGCCAATATGGGGTCTTTGCTGACCCAATTAGGGCACTATGAACGTGCAAAAATACACTATAAAGAAGCATTGCGCATCAATGATTTGCATTTCCAATCCACACACGACGACCGCCAGATGATCCTTCTGGGGATGGCAAGCGTAGAAAGCAGGCAAGGGCATAAAGAACGTGCCCTCACGCACTTCCAACAAATTCTGATGATTCAGAAGCAGGCTGCCGGAGAGGACTCCTTTCCTGTCGGGCTGACCTATAGAAAACTTGCCCAAACATATTTGGACCTTAACCGACCACAAGCAGCATTAGAACCAGCTACAAAATCCTTACATATTTTTGAAGAGAATTTTGGCCCCGTTCACCCCGAAACCCTTATCGCCAAATTGCTGGCAGCAGAAACCTATCTCTACAACAACCAACCCAAACAATCCGAAAAAATAATCCAGCAAATGCTCGGTTCCGAAACAAAGTGGATGCAACAAGAGCCACTCACTTCTGCAAGGGCTACATTGCTATTGGGCTGGATAATGGTGGCCATGCAAAAACATCCTGAAGCCAAACAGATTGTGGAAACATTAAGGCCGTTTTTTGAAAGAAAAATGGTGTTTCCAGCTGAGTTAGAGGGCGATTGGGAGTGTTTCCAAGGCATTCTACTTCGCAACGAGAACCCATCTGCCGGTGGAGCACTTTTGGAAAAAGGCAGACAAAAATGGGTGCTTGTCCGCTGGAAGAATCATGCCTTTGGCCATTTTTTAGATCGTCTGTGA